In Bremerella alba, one DNA window encodes the following:
- a CDS encoding ArsR/SmtB family transcription factor encodes MVQTKPEAQECCTTGEKLSLPDVAWAEDIAKLTWALAHPARVRIVRLLLNRTSCMCGEIVEEMPLAQSTVSQHLKILKETGLVQGEIDGPRVCYCINMEAMAKLKNLVAEL; translated from the coding sequence ATGGTCCAAACCAAGCCAGAAGCTCAAGAGTGTTGCACCACCGGCGAAAAATTATCGCTGCCGGATGTCGCATGGGCAGAAGACATAGCCAAGCTGACCTGGGCTCTGGCGCATCCGGCTCGAGTACGAATTGTGCGATTACTGCTAAACCGAACTTCGTGCATGTGCGGCGAGATCGTTGAAGAAATGCCACTGGCTCAATCAACGGTTTCTCAACACCTAAAGATCCTCAAGGAAACCGGCTTGGTGCAGGGCGAAATTGATGGCCCGCGCGTTTGCTATTGCATCAACATGGAAGCGATGGCCAAGTTGAAGAATCTAGTCGCAGAACTGTAA
- a CDS encoding aldo/keto reductase produces the protein MKFKHIGEERVPVSTVALGCMGMTDLYGVRDDKESIATIHAALDAGVNFLDTADMYGPHSNEQLIGEAIRTRREDAFIATKFGIVRDPNDPQKRGICGRPDYVRQSCEGSLKRLGIDTIDLYYQHRIDLNVPVEETVGAMKELVTAGKVRFLGLSEASVETIKRAQTVHPIASLQTEYSIWSRDAEDAGVIEHCRTSNILFASCSPLGRGFLTGQVTKFEDLAEDDYRRHSPRFQGENFKKNLEVLDRLREIANQRGMTPAQFALAWLMKKEDHMIPLFGTKKVKYLEENLRSLDFTLTTEDMQQIEEVAPESAFAGTRYTQELMKLVNA, from the coding sequence ATGAAATTCAAACACATTGGTGAAGAACGAGTTCCCGTATCGACAGTGGCACTGGGGTGCATGGGAATGACCGACCTCTACGGAGTGCGGGATGACAAGGAGTCGATAGCGACGATTCATGCGGCCCTGGACGCCGGTGTAAATTTCCTGGATACGGCGGACATGTATGGTCCACACTCGAACGAACAGTTGATAGGCGAGGCGATTCGGACACGCCGTGAAGATGCCTTCATTGCGACCAAATTTGGCATCGTGCGAGACCCGAACGATCCACAAAAGCGAGGAATTTGTGGCCGGCCAGACTACGTTAGGCAGAGCTGCGAAGGTTCGCTTAAGCGATTGGGAATCGACACCATCGATCTTTACTATCAACATCGCATCGACCTGAACGTTCCCGTCGAAGAAACGGTGGGAGCAATGAAGGAGTTGGTGACCGCAGGAAAGGTCCGATTTCTAGGACTCTCAGAAGCCTCCGTCGAAACAATCAAGCGGGCTCAAACTGTACATCCAATTGCATCGCTTCAGACCGAATATTCGATCTGGAGTCGAGACGCAGAAGATGCCGGTGTCATCGAACATTGCCGGACAAGCAATATCTTGTTCGCCTCGTGCAGTCCCCTGGGGCGTGGATTTCTCACTGGCCAGGTGACCAAATTCGAAGATCTGGCTGAGGACGACTATCGTCGTCATTCGCCACGTTTCCAGGGAGAGAATTTCAAAAAGAATCTGGAGGTATTGGATCGTCTTCGCGAGATCGCAAACCAGCGAGGAATGACGCCCGCCCAATTTGCCCTGGCTTGGCTCATGAAGAAAGAAGACCATATGATTCCGCTCTTTGGCACTAAGAAGGTGAAGTATCTGGAAGAGAATTTACGCTCCCTTGACTTCACTCTGACAACAGAGGATATGCAGCAGATTGAAGAGGTCGCCCCTGAGAGCGCCTTCGCAGGGACTCGCTATACCCAGGAATTGATGAAGCTTGTCAATGCTTGA
- the arsD gene encoding arsenite efflux transporter metallochaperone ArsD, giving the protein MSERKIIDDVRDQYAGVARGGLSNESNSIRSIASAFGYSEDELNQLPSEANMGLSCGNPLALAGIREGEVVVDLGCGGGMDVFLAARKVGTSGRVIGIDMTAEMLERARAGQEKLGLTNVEFHQSTIDRLPLPDNSVDCVISNCVINLVPDKLAVFHEIQRVLKPGGRVALSDIALKQELPNEVKQSVEAYIGCISGAILIDEYRSLLQQAGFASVAVTDTGVDLNAYAMASDGECCGEVSCCSDAGGSTGDTEQKSLHDGLASVMRSFDANAYAASVRVHALKQSSTHESNPLPVLNLQPVTEEKAMKSVQVYDKPMCCSSGVCGPDVDPVLPKFAADLDWIKNQGHNVERYNLAQQPQAFIENKAIHQLLSTSGTDCLPVVVIDGEIVSQTTYPSREDLAGWVAGSPAKQLLPVAKPDGGCCGNSGCC; this is encoded by the coding sequence ATGAGCGAGCGAAAGATTATCGACGACGTACGAGACCAGTACGCAGGCGTGGCCCGAGGCGGCCTATCGAACGAGTCGAATTCGATTCGGTCGATCGCTTCTGCTTTTGGATATTCCGAGGATGAACTGAACCAGCTGCCGTCTGAAGCCAACATGGGACTGTCCTGCGGCAACCCCTTGGCACTGGCTGGCATTCGCGAAGGCGAAGTCGTTGTGGACCTCGGATGCGGAGGTGGCATGGATGTGTTTCTGGCGGCTCGCAAAGTGGGAACGTCAGGCCGTGTCATTGGCATCGACATGACAGCCGAGATGCTCGAGCGTGCCCGGGCCGGCCAAGAGAAACTTGGACTAACGAATGTCGAATTCCACCAATCTACCATCGATCGATTGCCGCTGCCTGACAATTCCGTCGACTGCGTGATTAGCAATTGCGTGATCAATCTGGTGCCTGACAAGCTGGCCGTCTTCCATGAGATCCAGCGAGTGCTCAAGCCTGGTGGCCGCGTGGCACTGAGCGATATTGCGCTTAAGCAAGAACTGCCAAACGAAGTAAAGCAAAGTGTCGAAGCCTATATCGGTTGCATCTCAGGTGCAATTCTCATCGATGAGTATCGCAGCTTATTGCAGCAAGCGGGCTTTGCCTCCGTGGCAGTGACGGATACAGGCGTAGATCTAAATGCGTATGCAATGGCGAGTGACGGCGAATGCTGCGGCGAGGTTTCGTGTTGTTCCGATGCAGGCGGATCGACTGGCGATACCGAGCAAAAGTCATTACATGATGGACTCGCTTCCGTCATGCGATCGTTCGATGCCAATGCGTATGCCGCGAGCGTACGAGTGCACGCCCTAAAGCAGTCCTCGACGCATGAGTCGAACCCCCTTCCCGTTTTAAATCTTCAACCAGTTACAGAGGAGAAAGCCATGAAGTCTGTTCAAGTCTATGACAAACCGATGTGCTGCTCGAGCGGCGTCTGTGGTCCAGATGTTGACCCAGTATTACCAAAGTTCGCTGCGGATTTGGACTGGATCAAAAACCAAGGCCACAACGTTGAGCGATACAACTTGGCTCAGCAGCCACAAGCCTTCATCGAGAACAAGGCGATTCACCAATTGTTGAGTACCTCTGGAACGGACTGCCTGCCAGTTGTGGTCATCGATGGAGAGATCGTCAGTCAAACCACTTATCCATCGCGTGAAGACCTTGCCGGCTGGGTCGCAGGTTCACCTGCCAAACAACTTTTACCGGTTGCCAAACCAGACGGTGGATGCTGCGGAAATAGCGGTTGCTGTTAG
- a CDS encoding ABC transporter ATP-binding protein, giving the protein MEIDNCSKSFLVGQEKVDVLRGISLRIEPGEFFCFVGGSGCGKSTLLKMIAGLEQPTAGNISVGGHTISGPGLDRGMVFQEHRLLPWLTVQQNIDFGLRESIKQNRKAIVAEHIQLVGLCGFENAYPRQLSGGMAQRVGLARALVNCPEVLLLDEPLGALDALTRQQMQHEILRIWKAEKTTMVLVTHDIDEAIFLADRIAVIGNRPGEVRELVQVELPRPRSRGDRGFDQLRQQLWDSIFRPSSKTPEPSDQSALATPIATEQEEVSEYLVK; this is encoded by the coding sequence GTGGAGATCGACAACTGCAGCAAGAGCTTTCTGGTCGGCCAAGAGAAGGTTGATGTGCTACGAGGAATCAGCTTGCGCATTGAGCCAGGAGAATTCTTCTGCTTCGTGGGTGGCAGCGGGTGTGGCAAGAGCACCCTGCTGAAAATGATCGCTGGCCTAGAGCAGCCGACCGCAGGAAACATCTCGGTAGGAGGTCATACGATATCTGGACCAGGCTTAGATCGCGGAATGGTGTTTCAAGAGCATCGCCTCCTGCCTTGGCTGACTGTCCAGCAAAATATTGATTTTGGACTCCGCGAATCGATTAAACAGAACCGCAAGGCAATTGTCGCAGAGCACATCCAGCTCGTAGGGCTTTGCGGATTCGAGAACGCCTATCCACGGCAGTTGTCCGGTGGAATGGCCCAGCGGGTCGGTTTGGCACGGGCCCTAGTCAATTGCCCCGAAGTTCTTTTACTGGACGAGCCCCTGGGGGCGCTTGATGCATTAACGCGACAGCAGATGCAACACGAAATACTTCGCATTTGGAAGGCCGAGAAGACCACGATGGTCCTGGTGACACACGACATCGACGAAGCCATCTTTCTGGCAGATCGAATCGCTGTGATTGGGAACCGTCCCGGCGAAGTAAGAGAACTGGTTCAGGTTGAATTGCCGCGGCCCCGAAGTCGGGGTGATCGTGGCTTCGATCAGCTGCGGCAACAGTTGTGGGATTCTATTTTCCGGCCAAGCTCGAAGACGCCGGAACCCTCGGATCAATCGGCGTTAGCGACGCCTATCGCAACGGAGCAAGAAGAAGTTTCCGAGTACCTGGTCAAATAA
- a CDS encoding ArsR/SmtB family transcription factor encodes MKPQEASQCCGPIDDLLDAALFKALGEPTRLKLLSCLAKCGRPCSVTELTECCAVDLSVVSRHLGVLEKAGVLTATKEGRTVFYAVRYQHLTEAFRGLAKAIEGYRPKRRPAKT; translated from the coding sequence ATGAAACCACAAGAAGCTTCCCAGTGCTGCGGACCGATCGACGACCTACTGGACGCGGCACTCTTCAAAGCATTGGGCGAGCCGACGCGATTGAAACTGCTCTCTTGCTTAGCAAAGTGTGGGCGGCCATGCTCTGTTACAGAACTGACCGAATGCTGTGCAGTCGACTTGTCGGTGGTCTCACGTCACTTGGGCGTGCTGGAGAAAGCTGGCGTTCTTACTGCTACGAAGGAAGGACGCACTGTCTTCTATGCCGTTCGATATCAACACCTCACGGAAGCTTTTCGTGGATTGGCTAAAGCGATTGAAGGTTATCGCCCTAAACGCAGGCCTGCGAAAACTTAG
- the arsB gene encoding ACR3 family arsenite efflux transporter → MDKAEKAAISFFEKKLTIWVALCMVIGVLIGKFLPAVPAFLAKFEYANVSIPIAILIWLMIYPMMMKVDFASVKNVGKNPKGLFVTWIVNWLIKPFTMFGIAAFFFYVVFKPWIPPELAKDYLAGAVLLGAAPCTAMVFVWSHLTRGNAAYTVVQVATNDLIILIAFTPIVAFLLGIGGITIPWMTLIVSVLLFVVVPLVGGVLTRNLVVRSKGKEYFQNVFIPKFNNITIAGLLLTLILIFSFQGEVIINNPLHIVLIAIPLIIQTVLIFFLAYGACYRLHCHHDIAAPAGMIGASNFFELSVAVAITLFGTSSPVVLATIVGVLVEVPVMLALVAYANKTSGAFLRFEASDEN, encoded by the coding sequence ATGGACAAAGCTGAAAAGGCTGCAATCAGCTTCTTTGAAAAAAAACTCACGATATGGGTCGCCCTTTGCATGGTGATCGGGGTGCTGATCGGGAAATTCTTGCCGGCTGTTCCCGCGTTTCTTGCGAAGTTTGAGTATGCCAACGTTTCGATACCGATCGCAATTCTGATTTGGTTGATGATCTACCCGATGATGATGAAGGTCGATTTCGCCAGTGTGAAGAACGTTGGAAAGAATCCGAAAGGCCTATTCGTTACCTGGATCGTGAATTGGCTTATCAAGCCTTTTACCATGTTTGGCATTGCTGCCTTCTTTTTCTATGTGGTCTTCAAGCCGTGGATCCCGCCTGAACTGGCCAAGGATTACTTGGCCGGCGCTGTTTTGCTTGGTGCCGCACCGTGCACAGCAATGGTTTTTGTGTGGAGTCATTTAACTCGCGGTAATGCTGCCTATACCGTCGTTCAAGTGGCAACGAATGACTTGATTATCTTGATTGCGTTTACTCCCATTGTGGCGTTCTTGCTCGGCATTGGTGGGATTACGATTCCATGGATGACGTTGATCGTCTCCGTGCTCCTCTTTGTGGTTGTCCCGTTAGTCGGTGGAGTGCTTACTCGAAATCTGGTCGTTCGCTCCAAGGGGAAAGAATATTTTCAGAACGTGTTCATCCCTAAGTTCAACAACATCACGATTGCGGGGCTGCTGCTGACACTGATCTTAATCTTTTCATTCCAAGGCGAAGTGATCATCAACAATCCGCTGCATATTGTGCTGATCGCCATTCCATTGATTATTCAAACAGTGTTGATCTTCTTTCTGGCCTATGGTGCTTGCTACAGGCTTCACTGTCATCATGACATTGCTGCCCCTGCAGGTATGATCGGCGCATCGAATTTTTTCGAGCTTTCGGTCGCTGTCGCGATCACTTTGTTTGGCACGTCTTCGCCCGTTGTTCTGGCGACGATTGTGGGTGTGCTGGTGGAAGTCCCGGTGATGCTGGCACTTGTCGCCTACGCCAACAAGACGAGCGGAGCGTTCTTGCGATTCGAGGCAAGCGACGAGAATTAA
- a CDS encoding protein-tyrosine-phosphatase — MSVKQPASSANSFYPELLRYLNDRALAFDTIPSDRKAELAKVADYIRERRSKSEPAKLMFICTHNSRRSHLTQIWAQVSAKYFGLDGVETFSGGTEATAFNPRATAAMQRCGLKIIADDPNATNPRYSVYTSDTSTPEICFSKVYDAPPNPTKGYCAVMTCSQADEACPLVIGCELRMPIRYEDPKEADDTEFEAQRYDERSVQICNEMLYMMSIV; from the coding sequence ATGTCCGTAAAGCAACCCGCTTCATCGGCCAACTCGTTTTACCCAGAGTTGCTGCGATACCTGAACGACAGAGCATTGGCTTTCGATACAATTCCTAGCGATCGAAAGGCTGAGCTCGCTAAAGTTGCCGACTACATTCGCGAGCGTCGGTCGAAGTCCGAGCCTGCAAAACTAATGTTCATCTGTACTCACAATTCGCGACGAAGCCATCTTACTCAGATTTGGGCACAGGTTTCTGCGAAATACTTTGGGCTGGACGGCGTTGAAACATTCTCAGGAGGTACCGAAGCCACTGCGTTCAACCCTCGCGCGACTGCCGCCATGCAGCGATGTGGATTGAAGATCATCGCCGATGATCCAAACGCGACCAATCCACGCTACAGCGTCTACACATCCGACACATCGACTCCAGAAATTTGCTTCTCAAAAGTCTATGATGCGCCACCCAATCCAACCAAGGGTTACTGTGCGGTAATGACTTGCTCACAAGCTGATGAAGCCTGCCCGCTCGTGATAGGCTGCGAGCTTCGCATGCCGATCCGATATGAAGATCCGAAAGAAGCCGACGACACCGAGTTCGAGGCTCAACGGTATGACGAGCGTTCCGTCCAAATTTGCAACGAAATGCTTTACATGATGTCCATAGTTTAG
- a CDS encoding aminotransferase class III-fold pyridoxal phosphate-dependent enzyme, whose translation MSLDIDMSNYWMPFTANRAFKESPRMITSAQGINLFDPSGRRILDGSSGLFCVPAGHCRPEIATAVGEQLRKLDYTTPFQFSHPGGFELANKIASLTPPGLDRIFFANSGSESVDTALKIAFAYHRANGQPSRYRVVTRDLAYHGVNFGGLSVGGMMKNREGYGSLLPGVVHMRHTQTVKNSFTQGQPETGADLADDLLHAINLYGADSIAAVVVEPIVGSVGILVPPKGYLQRLRQIANQHGILLIFDEVITGFGRTGTPFAAETFDVRPDLMTMAKALTNGSMPMGAVAASTEIYDTITNAAAENAIEFFHGYTYSAHPVATAAALATLRIFEQEGLYERAAELVAPFQHAVSELRSLSLVTDIRGYGLLAGIDLATDERMGQRGYAVLRKLFEAGLMVRVTNDTIIMAPPFVSEVAEVEQMVDIVKAVVTQL comes from the coding sequence ATGTCGCTAGACATAGATATGAGCAATTATTGGATGCCGTTCACCGCGAACCGAGCATTCAAGGAGTCGCCGAGGATGATCACCTCGGCTCAGGGTATCAACCTGTTTGACCCTTCGGGCCGCCGCATATTGGATGGTTCGTCAGGTCTGTTCTGTGTGCCGGCGGGACATTGTCGCCCCGAGATTGCCACAGCGGTCGGCGAGCAGTTGCGCAAGCTAGATTACACGACCCCCTTTCAGTTCTCGCATCCTGGCGGTTTCGAACTGGCAAATAAAATCGCATCATTGACACCACCGGGACTCGATCGCATCTTTTTCGCGAACTCTGGCTCTGAGTCGGTCGATACGGCCTTGAAGATCGCGTTCGCCTATCATCGAGCCAATGGCCAACCGTCGCGTTACCGAGTTGTCACCCGCGACTTGGCGTATCACGGAGTGAACTTCGGGGGGCTCTCGGTGGGTGGCATGATGAAGAACCGAGAGGGATACGGTTCACTTCTTCCTGGTGTGGTCCACATGCGGCATACCCAAACGGTCAAGAATTCGTTCACACAAGGACAACCCGAAACGGGTGCCGACCTGGCAGATGACTTACTGCATGCCATAAATCTCTACGGAGCGGATTCGATCGCTGCTGTCGTCGTCGAGCCGATCGTGGGGTCGGTCGGGATTCTCGTTCCCCCTAAAGGATATCTACAGAGGCTGCGGCAAATTGCCAACCAGCACGGTATTTTGCTTATCTTCGATGAAGTCATCACGGGATTCGGCCGAACGGGTACACCCTTCGCGGCAGAAACCTTCGATGTCCGGCCTGACTTAATGACCATGGCCAAGGCACTCACCAATGGCTCGATGCCCATGGGAGCTGTCGCGGCCTCGACAGAAATCTACGACACCATAACGAATGCCGCAGCAGAGAACGCGATTGAGTTCTTTCATGGCTATACCTACTCTGCCCATCCGGTCGCGACGGCCGCAGCACTTGCAACGTTACGAATCTTCGAGCAAGAAGGATTGTATGAGCGTGCGGCGGAACTTGTGGCGCCTTTCCAGCATGCCGTGTCGGAACTTCGATCGCTTTCGTTAGTCACCGACATCCGGGGCTATGGCTTGCTCGCGGGAATCGACCTCGCGACAGACGAACGAATGGGACAGCGAGGCTATGCCGTGCTGAGAAAACTATTCGAGGCTGGTCTGATGGTCCGTGTTACCAACGACACCATCATCATGGCTCCCCCATTCGTATCCGAGGTGGCCGAAGTCGAACAGATGGTAGATATCGTCAAAGCAGTCGTCACGCAATTGTAA
- a CDS encoding aliphatic sulfonate ABC transporter substrate-binding protein, translated as MSYSFKCSIQKIQSVFLASLTAIVLAAGCSSAASTSPEDHVVRVCLQPIPSYAPLWIAKRKGWLREALHEAGLGSVEWSTMRDGPLQNEAFAAGMIDVALTADTPAIIGRSAGLDIEVVALAATSPESLAILIPADSQVKGVADLKGKKIAATKGSFCHHLLALALQKEGLSLDDVRFINMSGPEINTSLQTGNIDAGVTWEPYITQILSSGSAKILLDGTNLKSGNEVIVVTRDLAQQSPNVVQKILEVFRKGHDYLRENPEDAAKLIATDVDLQPEQLVTAFQKIKYITPLDDATLAEFDATQKFLHELGVNRRTIDVAEFIDFQFQPDATLKVK; from the coding sequence ATGAGCTATTCTTTCAAGTGCTCTATACAGAAAATACAAAGCGTATTTCTCGCTAGTTTGACGGCGATTGTGCTCGCTGCCGGATGTTCGTCTGCGGCGAGCACTTCCCCTGAAGACCACGTCGTACGGGTCTGTTTGCAGCCGATTCCTTCGTATGCCCCTCTCTGGATCGCGAAACGCAAAGGTTGGCTGCGGGAAGCCCTTCATGAAGCCGGACTGGGTAGCGTAGAGTGGTCGACGATGCGGGATGGTCCACTTCAGAACGAGGCTTTTGCTGCCGGTATGATCGACGTGGCGCTCACGGCCGATACTCCAGCGATCATCGGACGTTCTGCAGGCCTAGATATAGAGGTTGTGGCCTTAGCTGCCACCAGCCCCGAAAGCCTGGCAATACTGATCCCTGCCGATTCACAGGTCAAAGGCGTCGCGGATTTAAAAGGAAAAAAGATCGCTGCGACTAAGGGGTCTTTTTGTCATCATCTTTTGGCCCTCGCACTGCAGAAGGAAGGACTTTCACTTGACGATGTTCGTTTCATCAACATGTCTGGTCCTGAAATCAACACCAGCCTGCAAACCGGAAATATCGACGCAGGTGTGACCTGGGAACCTTACATTACACAGATTCTGTCTAGCGGTTCAGCAAAGATCCTGCTCGATGGCACCAACTTGAAGTCGGGCAATGAAGTCATTGTGGTCACTCGGGATTTAGCCCAGCAATCGCCAAACGTAGTGCAAAAGATTCTGGAAGTCTTTCGTAAGGGGCATGACTACTTGCGAGAAAACCCCGAAGACGCCGCAAAGCTCATTGCTACGGATGTCGACCTGCAACCCGAGCAACTTGTAACTGCTTTTCAGAAGATCAAGTACATTACTCCTCTCGACGACGCGACTCTTGCGGAGTTTGATGCGACCCAGAAATTCTTACACGAGCTCGGGGTGAATCGACGTACGATCGATGTCGCCGAATTCATCGATTTTCAGTTCCAACCCGATGCCACTTTAAAGGTTAAATAA
- a CDS encoding SGNH/GDSL hydrolase family protein, whose protein sequence is MTCSNVQAEPTNAKEAAAEKARADQELDDRYQALVKTLSPAEQAWERVLQENLGNFYLPIHKREKIAGKSNAWDFVKDDPQLPRVLLIGDSVSRGYTQSVRNELAGKVNVHRAPANCGPTSLGLRNLDVWLGDEKWDVIHFNFGIHDRNTPIAEYRQRLEQLIARMQETGAKLIWASTTPIPDDAAKKQTAASIAERNKAAAEIMAKHGIETNDLFISITPYLDKMQNPNDVHFNAAGYKFLGQNTAKAISNALK, encoded by the coding sequence ATGACTTGTTCAAATGTCCAGGCAGAACCGACCAATGCGAAAGAAGCTGCTGCGGAGAAAGCAAGAGCAGATCAGGAACTCGATGACCGGTATCAAGCGTTGGTCAAGACACTTTCGCCGGCTGAGCAAGCCTGGGAACGTGTACTACAAGAGAACCTGGGCAACTTCTATCTGCCGATTCACAAGCGGGAAAAGATCGCCGGCAAATCAAATGCCTGGGACTTCGTCAAAGACGATCCCCAACTTCCTCGTGTGCTATTGATTGGGGACTCGGTTTCCCGTGGCTACACGCAAAGTGTCCGCAATGAACTTGCGGGCAAAGTCAATGTTCATCGGGCCCCTGCCAACTGCGGTCCCACATCGCTCGGCCTGAGAAATCTTGACGTCTGGCTAGGCGATGAAAAGTGGGACGTTATCCACTTCAACTTTGGCATCCACGACCGGAACACGCCCATAGCCGAGTATCGCCAGCGACTGGAGCAGCTTATCGCGCGGATGCAAGAGACAGGAGCGAAGCTTATCTGGGCCTCAACGACCCCCATTCCTGATGATGCTGCAAAGAAGCAGACGGCAGCCTCAATCGCTGAACGCAACAAGGCAGCAGCCGAGATCATGGCGAAACATGGCATAGAGACCAACGACTTATTCATCTCGATCACTCCTTATCTGGACAAGATGCAAAATCCGAATGACGTTCACTTTAATGCGGCAGGGTACAAATTCCTTGGCCAAAATACGGCTAAAGCAATCAGTAACGCATTGAAATAA
- the arsA gene encoding arsenical pump-driving ATPase, with amino-acid sequence MKFLDHPTRNLFFTGKGGVGKTSVACATAVKLADTNKRVLLVSTDPASNLDEVLGITLGNHPTAIPEAPTLFAMNLDPEKSAAEYRERMVGPYRGVLPEAAVASMEEQFSGSCTLEIAAFDEFSRLLGDPSATAEFDHVIFDTAPTGHTLRLLTLPSAWDGFMEQNTTGTSCLGPLAGLQAQQKLYQESVKALSDTAVTTLVLVARAEPSALREAARTSEELAELDVRNQHLVVNGVFQAIDSSDSYAVALQHRGTTALDAMPEQLKTFPHTIVPLSPNGIMGIDSLRRLGTADAPSATSLSDEDNNNRLEELPPLSDLIDDLVAPGHGVILAMGKGGVGKTTVAAAVAVAIAERGYEVHLSTTDPAAHIAAAMNDERLPNLSVSRIDPAEETAKYSAEVLGKAGANLDEQGKALLEEDLRSPCTEEIAVFRAFADAVSAGTNKFVVLDTAPTGHTVLLLDSALAYHREVTRQSSEMPEAVTNLLPRLRDPNFTRVLIVTLPEATPVHEAATLQRDLRRAEIEPYAWVINQVLSPLPITDPLMKQRRSYEQKYLREVSETQASRVAIIPWQLEPPTGLQGLSRLTHSDLSILKS; translated from the coding sequence ATGAAATTTCTAGATCATCCAACCCGGAACTTGTTCTTCACCGGTAAAGGTGGCGTCGGAAAAACTTCGGTGGCATGTGCGACCGCGGTAAAACTTGCAGATACAAACAAGAGAGTATTGCTAGTTTCCACCGACCCCGCGTCAAACCTCGATGAAGTTCTGGGCATCACTCTAGGTAACCATCCCACAGCGATCCCAGAGGCACCGACGCTGTTCGCGATGAACCTTGATCCGGAGAAATCAGCAGCCGAGTATCGCGAACGCATGGTTGGGCCTTATCGTGGGGTTCTCCCCGAGGCCGCCGTCGCCAGCATGGAGGAACAATTCTCCGGTTCTTGCACGCTTGAGATCGCGGCCTTCGATGAGTTCTCACGGTTGCTCGGCGATCCGTCGGCCACGGCTGAGTTCGACCATGTGATCTTTGATACGGCTCCGACCGGCCACACGTTAAGATTGCTGACGCTACCATCGGCCTGGGATGGCTTCATGGAGCAGAACACAACCGGCACGAGTTGCCTTGGGCCGCTGGCCGGTCTGCAGGCTCAGCAGAAGCTTTACCAAGAGTCGGTTAAGGCGCTCAGCGACACCGCTGTAACCACACTCGTGCTGGTCGCTCGTGCCGAGCCCAGTGCCTTACGAGAAGCGGCACGAACCAGCGAGGAACTGGCTGAGTTGGATGTCCGGAATCAACATCTCGTAGTCAACGGGGTTTTCCAGGCAATCGACTCGAGCGACTCGTATGCCGTCGCATTACAACATCGAGGGACGACAGCACTTGACGCGATGCCTGAGCAGCTGAAGACGTTTCCTCATACCATCGTGCCGCTCAGCCCAAATGGCATCATGGGGATCGATTCGCTCCGTCGTCTCGGTACAGCCGATGCCCCTTCCGCTACTAGTTTAAGCGACGAAGATAATAACAATAGGCTTGAAGAACTTCCGCCGCTATCCGACTTAATCGATGACCTGGTTGCCCCAGGGCATGGGGTAATCTTGGCGATGGGCAAAGGAGGCGTTGGCAAAACGACTGTTGCCGCAGCGGTCGCAGTAGCGATTGCCGAACGAGGCTACGAAGTCCATTTGTCCACAACCGATCCTGCGGCACATATCGCTGCAGCGATGAACGACGAACGCTTGCCAAACTTGTCGGTCAGTCGTATTGATCCGGCTGAGGAAACCGCCAAATACTCGGCAGAAGTTTTAGGCAAAGCAGGAGCAAACCTCGACGAACAAGGCAAGGCACTTCTGGAAGAAGACCTGCGTTCGCCATGCACGGAAGAGATTGCGGTGTTCCGAGCATTTGCCGATGCCGTTTCTGCTGGCACCAACAAATTTGTTGTTCTCGATACAGCTCCCACGGGGCACACGGTATTGTTACTTGATTCGGCTCTTGCTTATCACCGCGAAGTGACTCGACAGTCGAGCGAAATGCCCGAAGCAGTCACGAACCTGCTACCACGACTCCGCGATCCAAACTTCACGCGAGTACTGATTGTCACGCTTCCAGAAGCGACTCCGGTGCATGAAGCGGCTACGTTACAGCGAGACCTGCGACGCGCCGAGATTGAGCCTTACGCCTGGGTGATCAACCAAGTGCTCAGCCCTCTGCCGATCACCGATCCGCTGATGAAACAGCGTCGATCGTACGAGCAGAAGTACTTGCGAGAAGTGTCAGAAACGCAGGCCAGTCGTGTCGCAATTATCCCTTGGCAGCTCGAGCCACCAACCGGCCTTCAAGGACTAAGCCGGTTGACACATTCGGACCTAAGCATCTTAAAATCCTAA